A stretch of the Takifugu flavidus isolate HTHZ2018 chromosome 1, ASM371156v2, whole genome shotgun sequence genome encodes the following:
- the LOC130529168 gene encoding serine/threonine-protein kinase pim-2-like: protein MSEKGIVNKVPLLNTLTNCLTLAVELWYKAEMGVSSNKRKHEESSKSENSTSPSTSAGDHGRVVSKKRKVSSECRRTAAHRTVCSEPTPRVGPKEVSNLGRKRKAQSDPEALRKRQKTESVRVPHNVSPLPELQPSTLPKTKHVLVPISREEYQKQYVEVDQLGEGGFGTVYSGYRRDDLFPVAIKHIDKDLVKYQSVVVNGELHCVPLEMMLMVMTAGDSVGENAVISPLAWTSLDDEVLLIMERPEHCTVLFDYIDRQIDEGLAKEFMRQLVEAAIHIHKAGVFHHDLKPENILIEYDEARLIPRVRIIDFGCGCFVTPGYHGYVGTSCYQPPESNTQGTYEAGPTTVWQLGCILLQLMSKMIDLFATGMQHCEHFLAYTIMELEVSEDCKTFLKSCFLFNPDQRITLEQMRCHPWFSSSVPPEA from the exons ATGAGCGAAAAAGGTATAGTCAACAAAGTTCCTCTGCTAAATACACTAACAAATTGTTTAACATTGGCTGTTGAGTTGTGGTACAAAGCAGAAATGGGTGTCTCTTCCAATAAACGCAAACATGAGGAATCCTCAAAATCAG AGAACAGCACCAGTCCATCCACCAGCGCAGGGGACCACGGTAGGGTGGtgagcaaaaagaggaaggtcAGCTCTGAGTGCAGGCGAACGGCAGCACACAGAACAGTTTGCAGCGAACCCACTCCTCGAGTAGGACCGAAGGAGGTGTCAAACCTGGGCAGAAAACGAAAGGCCCAGTCAGACCCAGAAGCTctcaggaagagacagaagacgGAATCAGTGAGAGTTCCCCACAATGTGTCCCCTcttcctgagctgcagccatctACCCTACCAAAGACCAAGCATGTCTTGGTgcccatcagcagag aAGAATATCAGAAACAGTACGTAGAAGTTGAccagctgggagaaggaggtTTTGGAACAGTGTATTCTGGTTATAGAAGGGACGATTTATTTCCA GTGGCAATCAAGCACATTGATAAAGACTTGGTCAAATACCAGTCAGTG GTGGTAAACGGTGAGCTCCACTGCGTCCCACTGGAGATGATGCTTATGGTGATGACAGCAGGGGACTCTGTAGGGGAAAATGCCGTCATATCACCATTAGCATGGACCAGCCTGGATGATGAAGTGCTACTGATCATGGAGAGGCCAGAGCATTGCACAGTCCTGTTTGACTACATTGACCGCCAAATAGACGAAGGTCTGGCTAAG GAATtcatgaggcagctggtggaagctgcaaTTCACATCCATAAGGCGGGCGTGTTCCACCATGATCTAAAACCCGAAAACATACTAATTGAATACGATGAAGCTCGGCTCATTCCTCGAGTGCGCATCATCgactttggttgtggctgttttgtCACGCCGGGATATCACGGCTACGTCG GAACCTCTTGCTATCAGCCTCCAGAGTCTAACACCCAGGGAACTTATGAAGCTGGCCCGACCACCGTCTGGCAACTCGGATGCATCCTCCTCCAACTAATGAGTAAAATGATTGACTTGTTCGCAACAGGGATGCAGCACTGCGAACATTTCCTCGCGTACACCATAATGGAGTTGGAAGTGTCTGAAG ACTGCAAGACGTTTCTGAAGAGCTGTTTCCTATTCAACCCGGATCAGCGTATTACCCTTGAACAGATGAGGTGCCACCCATGGTTCAGTTCAAGTGTCCCACCAGAAGCGTAG